The Anastrepha ludens isolate Willacy chromosome X, idAnaLude1.1, whole genome shotgun sequence genome includes a window with the following:
- the LOC128869228 gene encoding uncharacterized protein LOC128869228 gives MSIHPWPIWRAIGKAISTPICKMFSWLLNRCMTRTLKSSTAEFEMCSRCDKNQQQLETYMSPHVRSVFYRGEREFQPLLPGIVKFKYLILNYKKIITCLIGTISATIYILKISVNTRADIYTAVLGNPPNLHNTVKIESNLSSSAKNAVVPHLVLDTLYSNVNEKLASIEFKYALVDPIIIGSIGLTFLSAQGTSANASASIYFASNTMQYFIDVRKADKSTSNIILLYLHLFNGYRSHIPSVSVKVKKFR, from the coding sequence ATGTCAATACACCCATGGCCCATTTGGAGAGCCATCGGTAAAGCAATAAGTACGCCCATTTGCAAAATGTTTAGTTGGTTATTAAATCGCTGTATGACACGAACTTTAAAGTCATCAACGGCAGAATTTGAAATGTGCAGTAGATGCGACAAGAATCAACAACAACTAGAAACATACATGTCGCCCCATGTGAGAAGTGTTTTTTACAGAGGAGAAAGGGAATTTCAACCTTTGCTGCCTggcattgtaaaatttaagtatttaattcttaattataaaaaaattataacgtgTTTGATTGGAACAATTAGTGCAACTATTTATATCCTGAAGATCAGTGTCAATACCAGAGCAGATATATATACTGCTGTGTTGGGTAATCCACCAAATTTACACAATACAGTAAAAATAGAGTCAAATTTAAGCTCATCGGCTAAAAATGCAGTCGTGCCTCATTTAGTACTAGACACATTGTACTCAAATGTGAATGAAAAGCTTGCATCTATAGAATTTAAATATGCGCTTGTTGATCCTATAATAATTGGATCTATAGGATTGACTTTTTTATCAGCACAAGGAACATCTGCTAATGCATCTGCCTCTATTTATTTCGCTTCCAACACTATGCAGTATTTTATTGACGTTCGGAAAGCAGATAAGAGCAcatcaaatataatattgttATATTTGCATCTCTTTAATGGCTACCGCAGTCATATCCCTAGTGTTAGTGTGAAGGTGAAAAAATTTCGGTGA